The following are from one region of the Molothrus aeneus isolate 106 chromosome 7, BPBGC_Maene_1.0, whole genome shotgun sequence genome:
- the MAP2 gene encoding microtubule-associated protein 2 isoform X2: MAEDRKDEAKAPHWTSGQLTEASSHPHSPEMKDQGGASAGLVRSANGFSYREDEELRLGSHEQPGTYAQTKENGINGELSSGSRETAEEVSARIVQVVTAEAVAVLKGEQEKEAQHKDQPGSLPLAVEESANLPPSPPPSPASEQTGVLEEDLLAATKMEFRVQEGTCPFAAEPLDTKQRESGKDSKTVEQPKYDALVPQSAKTEAADKKDLESKDKDKVLSPPSEWMLKTDSQMKGEASFAEPAAKPPAPQEQEHLSSQLPEVSRAEERTAGVPSSTNQVMGIKFQDNLKDIQGGAISYEESPLLLPEPKAEAAKSELPSGSSPALPQELSLKDSFKTHQEPTDQLFAKDLSKDEQIHKDRTLSLQEVSAVTVDGLKTPSTPKIPPWGEEKDMTKDESDEEERYDFCDKGEAQILDDGKMTTKSEVKTPSPDKTDFQKDGEAKKSPDTLKAEKEMDQSGLSAADVKKEVQRSTQVPPAKLSHELSHEQTAEHPDTTQLSRVTEKAPEAPGLTTEKTPTLEASQEKDVKKDTEEDKTSLAAPHQIKEEEDQSGMSKYFETSALKEEAFKADSLKQSSDYYELSDTKESKYEPYQRGPLIPEDEEEEEEEELNQQQSVHAREMGYSTLAQSYTPDTSEEPSSPTERMFTIDPKVYGDKRELHSKNKDDLTLSRSLGLGGRSAIEQRSMSINLPMSCLDSIALGFSFGRAHDLSPLASDILTNTSGSMDEGDDYLPATTPAVEKAPCFPIESREEDEHTEEEKATVEEKVQPDTLAEPSLQAKDYYKNGAVLAPDLPEMLDLAGTRSRLASVSADAEVAQKKPVPSDTVVEDSSTALPPVTNENHVILKAESQLEDLGYCVFNKYTVPLPSPVQDSENLTSETCPFYEGTDEKLRRGLAPDLSLIEVKLAAAEKSKEDFLSERDLGQHGESTLVRDFEEEKKEKLDTVLEKSEDQVDSKEVCPIKGAEPEKTRAEAALERKEESVASKVHLPADTMYDRISSSEIAIEKDSICVLLEKEKTLSVVHEIAEIADIEAPIKPDYDAIKHDMEVAARRADQEYQSKLDTKISEVVSLPLGKDKASLKKAEPEPKDTQQKEETIFPREAKDADVLSKTEPSYAKDSTKLSEIEIKEKVTKPDLVHQEAVDKEESYESSGEHDQAQESLNGESVKPEDIKAEHPKPPVSGEEMPTQLPAKGASVEPLFPKAEPIREEPAEIQMESIPQLVEGAEESLDRAVKPTETQKLLPCELAAGAPKEEEYEEEEVEAGQEAKEEDKEHLVSEMPPDFGEPAAEEMGAKGSPEALPELKGIIESVVTVEDDFITVVQTTVDEGESASHSVRFAATQQEDIETGDSQAEEELDVEEVEVEPKEGSREAPASPQREEILLTNYKTETCDDYKDETTIDDSIMDTDSLWADTQDDDRSIMTEQLETVPKEEKAERELRRSSLDKHKKEKPFKTGRGRISTPERKIAKKEPSTLSRDEVRRKKAVYKKAELAKKTEVQGHSPSRKIILKPAIKYTRPTHLSCVKRKQTAGGETNQAPAVFKQAKEKLSDGVSKSPEKRSSLPRPSSILPPRRGVSGDRDREENSLSLTSSLSSSVRRTTRSEPIRSRTGKSGTSTPTTPGSTAITPGTPPSYASRTPGTPGTPSYSRTPHTPGTPKSAILVPTEKKVAIIRTPPKSPATPKQLRVINQPLPDLKNVRSKIGSTDNIKYQPKGGQVQIVTKKIDLSHVTSKCGSLKNIHHKPGGGRVKIESVKLDFKEKAQAKVGSLENAHHVPGGGNVKIDSQKLNFREHAKARVDHGAEIITQSPGRSSMASPRRLSNVSSSGSINLLESPQLATLAEDVTAALAKQGL; the protein is encoded by the exons ATTTACTTGCAGCCACGAAGATGGAATTCCGTGTCCAGGAGGGCACATGCCCTTTTGCAGCAGAACCATTAGACACAAAGCAACGTGAATCTGGGAAGGACAGTAAGACTGTTGAGCAACCTAAATATGATGCCTTAGTTCCACAGTCAGCAAAAACAGAGGCTGCAGATAAAAAGGATTTGGAGAGCAAAGACAAAGACAAAGTGCTTTCACCTCCATCAGAATGGATGTTGAAAACTGATTCACAGATGAAAGGGGAAGCCAGTTTTGCTGAACCTGCTGCTAAGCCTCCTGCTCCTCAAGAACAAGAGCACTTGTCATCTCAGCTGCCTGAAGTGAGCAGGGCGGAAGAAAGGACTGCAGGCGTGCCCTCATCGACCAACCAAGTTATGGGTATCAAATTTCAAGACAACCTCAAAGATATCCAGGGTGGTGCCATCAGCTATGAGGAAAGTCCTCTATTGCTACCAGAACCCAAGGCAGAAGCAGCCAAAAGTGAACTTCCTTCAGGCTCATCTCCTGCTCTCCCCCAGGAGCTTTCACTCAAAGACAGTTTCAAAACACATCAGGAACCTACTGACCAACTGTTTGCCAAAGATCTCAGTAAAGATGAACAGATCCACAAAGACAGGACATTATCTCTCCAAGAAGTCTCAGCAGTAACTGTAGATGGATTGAAAACTCCaagcaccccaaaaatccctccatggggagaggaaaaggacaTGACTAAGGATGAGAGTGATGAGGAAGAAAGATACGACTTCTGTGATAAAGGGGAGGCTCAAATATTAGATGATGGTAAAATGACCACAAAATCAGAAGTTAAGACACCTTCCCCAGACAAAACAGACTTTCAAAAGGATGGTGAAGCTAAAAAGTCACCTGATACtctcaaagcagaaaaagaaatggacCAAAGTGGGCTCTCAGCAGCAGATGTGAAAAAGGAGGTACAGCGAAGCACACAGGTACCCCCAGCTAAGTTGAGCCATGAACTGAGTCATGAGCAAACAGCGGAGCACCCTGATACCACTCAGTTATCCAGAGTAACAGAGAAAGCCCCTGAGGCACCAGGTCTAACCACTGAGAAGACTCCTACTCTAGAAGCTTCTCAAGAGAAAGATGTTAAAAAAGATACTGAGGAGGATAAGACAAGTCTAGCAGCTCCTCATCAAATTAAGGAAGAGGAGGATCAGTCAGGAATGTCAAAGTATTTTGAAACCTCTGCTCTGAAAGAGGAAGCCTTCAAAGCAGATAGTCTGAAACAAAGCAGTGATTACTATGAGCTAAGTGACACTAAAGAGAGTAAATATGAGCCTTATCAGAGAGGTCCTCTAATACCTgaagatgaagaggaggaggaagaggaagaattaAATCAGCAGCAGAGTGTGCATGCTCGTGAAATGGGGTACAGTACCCTGGCTCAGAGCTATACACCAGACACATCTGAAGAACCCAGTTCTCCAACAGAAAGAATGTTCACTATTGACCCCAAAGTCTATGGGGATAAGAGAGAACTtcacagtaaaaataaagatgaCCTAACTCTGAGCAGGAGCTTGGGACTTGGGGGGAGATCTGCCATTGAACAGAGAAGTATGTCTATTAACTTGCCCATGTCCTGTCTGGACTCAATAGCTCTAGGATTTAGTTTTGGTCGTGCACATGATCTTTCTCCCCTCGCTTCAGATATTCTAACTAACACTAGTGGAAGTATGGATGAAGGTGATGACTACTTGCCAGCAACCACACCAGCAGTGGAGAAGGCCCCCTGCTTCCCCATTGAAAGTAGAGAGGAAGATGAGcacacagaagaggaaaaagcgACGGTAGAAGAAAAAGTCCAGCCTGATACCTTGGCTGAACCGTCTCTCCAGGCCAAAGATTACTACAAAAATGGGGCTGTCCTGGCTCCTGACCTGCCTGAAATGTTAGACTTGGCAGGGACAAGATCGAGATTAGCCTCTGTGAGTGCAGATGCTGAGGTGGCACAGAAGAAGCCAGTTCCTTCTGACACTGTTGTGgaagacagcagcacagccctgccacctgTGACAAATGAAAACCATGTAATTCTGAAAGCTGAAAGCCAGCTGGAAGACTTAGGCTACTGTGTTTTCAATAAGTACACAGTACCACTCCCCTCTCCAGTTCAGGACAGTGAGAATTTAACAAGTGAAACCTGTCCCTTCTACGAAGGCACAGACGAAAAACTGAGACGTGGCCTCGCTCCTGACTTGTCTTTAATAGAAGTgaagctggcagctgctgaaaaatcaaaagaagACTTCCTCAGTGAAAGAGATTTAGGTCAGCATGGTGAGTCCACTCTGGTGAGGGACtttgaggaggagaaaaaagagaaactggATACTGTGCTAGAAAAAAGTGAAGATCAAGTTGACTCTAAAGAGGTCTGTCCCATTAAAGGAGCAGAACCAGAGAAGACAAGAGCTGAGGCAGCgttagaaaggaaagaagaaagtgtGGCTAGTAAAGTTCATTTACCTGCTGACACAATGTATGACAGAATTTCTTCTTCAGAGATAGCAATAGAAAAGGATTCTATTTGTGTGttgctggagaaggagaagacCCTTAGTGTTGTTCATGAAATAGCTGAGATAGCTGATATAGAAGCTCCAATTAAACCAGATTACGATGCTATTAAGCATGATATGGAGGTAGCTGCAAGGAGAGCTGACCAAGAATATCAGAGTAAGTTAGACACTAAGATCAGTGAGGTTGTTTCTCTTCCATTAGGGAAGGACAAAGCCTCTCTTAAAAAAGCAGAGCCTGAACCCAAAGACACTCAGCAGAAAGAGGAGACCATCTTCCCCAGAGAAGCAAAGGATGCAGATGTACTTTCCAAGACTGAGCCTAGTTATGCAAAGGACAGCACCAAACTGTCAGAAATTGAAATTAAGGAAAAAGTAACTAAGCCAGATCTGGTACATCAAGAGGCAGTTGATAAGGAGGAATCTTACGAATCTAGTGGAGAGCATGATCAAGCCCAAGAAAGTTTGAATGGAGAATCTGTGAAACCAGAGGATATCAAAGCAGAACATCCAAAACCTCCTGTGTCTGGGGAAGAGATGCCTACACAGTTACCAGCTAAGGGGGCTTCTGTGGAGCCCCTCTTTCCAAAAGCTGAGCCAATCCGAGAGGAGCCTGCTGAGATTCAGATGGAGAGCATACCACAACTTGTAGAAGGAGCTGAAGAGAGTCTTGATAGAGCTGTGAAACCTACAGAAACCCaaaagctgctgccatgtgAACTGGCAGCTGGGGCCCCGAAAGAGGAAGAATatgaggaagaagaggtggaagcagggcaagaagcaaaagaagagGATAAAGAGCATCTTGTATCAGAAATGCCCCCAGACTTTGGTGAGCCTGCTGCAGAAGAAATGGGAGCCAAGGGTAGCCCAGAAGCCCTGCCTGAGCTGAAAGGCATTATTGAATCAGTGGTGACAGTGGAGGATGACTTTATCACAGTGGTGCAGACAACAGTTGATGAGGGTGAATCTGCTTCTCACAGCGTGCGCTTCGCTGCCACTCAGCAGGAAGACATTGAAACAGGAGACTCCcaggctgaggaggagctggatgTTGAAGAAGTGGAAGTTGAGCCCAAGGAGGGCTCCCGAGAGGCTCCTGCTTCACCCCAGAGAGAAGAAATCCTGCTCACTAACTACAAAACAGAGACGTGTGATGATTACAAAGATGAAACAACAATTGATGACTCCATCATGGACACAGACAGTCTCTGGGCAGACACTCAAG ATGATGATAGGAGCATCATGACTGAACAGTTAGAGACTGTTCCTAAagaggagaaagcagagagagaattGCGAAGATCATCTCTTGATAAGCATAAAAAAGAGAAACCTTTTAAAACTGGGAGAGGCAGGATTTCTACTCCTGAAAGGAAAATAGCTAAAAAGGAACCTAGCACACTCTCCAGAGATGaagtgagaaggaaaaaag CAGTGTATAAGAAAGCTGAACTTGCTAAAAAAACTGAAGTTCAGGGCCACTCTCCctccaggaaaataattttaaaacctgCTATCAAATATACTAGACCAACTCATCTCTCCTGTGTTAAACGGAAGCAGACAG CAGGTGGTGAAACAAACCAGGCTCCTGCTGTATTTAaacaagcaaaggaaaaactCTCA GATGGAGTAAGCAAGAGCCCTGAGAAGCGTTCATCTCTGCCGAGGCCTTCCTCCATCCTTCCTCCTCGGCGAGGTGTTTCaggagacagagacagagaggagAACTCGCTGTCCCTCAcctcttctctctcctcctcagTACGACGGACTACCC GATCAGAGCCAATTCGTAGCAGAACGGGAAAAAGTGGAACTTCTACCCCCACTACTCCTGGCTCCACTGCCATCACTCCAGGGACACCACCAAGCTATGCCTCCCGTACCCCAGGCACTCCAGGGACACCCAGTTACTCCAGAACTCCCCACactcctgggacccccaaatctgcAATACTGGTACCTACTGAGAAAAAAGTTGCCATAATTCGCACTCCTCCTAAATCTCCAGCAACTCCAAAGCAGCTACGAGTTATTAACCAGCCTCTACCTGACCTCAAGAATGTCAGGTCCAAAATTGGGTCAACAGATAATATCAAATACCAGCCTAAAGGAGGGCAG GTACAAATTGTAACCAAGAAGATTGACTTGAGTCATGTGACTTCCAAGTGTGGCTCACTCAAGAATATCCACCACAAACCAG GAGGTGGGCGTGTGAAAATTGAGAGTGTGAAACTggatttcaaagaaaaagcTCAGGCTAAAGTTGGTTCACTGGAAAATGCCCACCATGTACCTGGTGGTGGTAACGTCAAG ATTGACAGCCAGAAGCTGAACTTCAGAGAGCACGCCAAGGCCCGTGTTGACCACGGGGCTGAGATCATCACGCAGTCACCAGGCAGGTCCAGCATGGCCTCGCCACGCAGACTCAGCAACGTCTCATCCTCTGGAAGCATCAACCTGCTTGAATCACCCCAGCTTGCTACCCTTGCTGAAGATGTCACAGCAGCCCTTGCCAAGCAGGGGTTATGA
- the MAP2 gene encoding microtubule-associated protein 2 isoform X4 codes for MAEDRKDEAKAPHWTSGQLTEASSHPHSPEMKDQGGASAGLVRSANGFSYREDEELRLGSHEQPGTYAQTKENGINGELSSGSRETAEVSARIVQVVTAEAVAVLKGEQEKEAQHKDQPGSLPLAVEESANLPPSPPPSPASEQTGVLEEDLLAATKMEFRVQEGTCPFAAEPLDTKQRESGKDSKTVEQPKYDALVPQSAKTEAADKKDLESKDKDKVLSPPSEWMLKTDSQMKGEASFAEPAAKPPAPQEQEHLSSQLPEVSRAEERTAGVPSSTNQVMGIKFQDNLKDIQGGAISYEESPLLLPEPKAEAAKSELPSGSSPALPQELSLKDSFKTHQEPTDQLFAKDLSKDEQIHKDRTLSLQEVSAVTVDGLKTPSTPKIPPWGEEKDMTKDESDEEERYDFCDKGEAQILDDGKMTTKSEVKTPSPDKTDFQKDGEAKKSPDTLKAEKEMDQSGLSAADVKKEVQRSTQVPPAKLSHELSHEQTAEHPDTTQLSRVTEKAPEAPGLTTEKTPTLEASQEKDVKKDTEEDKTSLAAPHQIKEEEDQSGMSKYFETSALKEEAFKADSLKQSSDYYELSDTKESKYEPYQRGPLIPEDEEEEEEEELNQQQSVHAREMGYSTLAQSYTPDTSEEPSSPTERMFTIDPKVYGDKRELHSKNKDDLTLSRSLGLGGRSAIEQRSMSINLPMSCLDSIALGFSFGRAHDLSPLASDILTNTSGSMDEGDDYLPATTPAVEKAPCFPIESREEDEHTEEEKATVEEKVQPDTLAEPSLQAKDYYKNGAVLAPDLPEMLDLAGTRSRLASVSADAEVAQKKPVPSDTVVEDSSTALPPVTNENHVILKAESQLEDLGYCVFNKYTVPLPSPVQDSENLTSETCPFYEGTDEKLRRGLAPDLSLIEVKLAAAEKSKEDFLSERDLGQHGESTLVRDFEEEKKEKLDTVLEKSEDQVDSKEVCPIKGAEPEKTRAEAALERKEESVASKVHLPADTMYDRISSSEIAIEKDSICVLLEKEKTLSVVHEIAEIADIEAPIKPDYDAIKHDMEVAARRADQEYQSKLDTKISEVVSLPLGKDKASLKKAEPEPKDTQQKEETIFPREAKDADVLSKTEPSYAKDSTKLSEIEIKEKVTKPDLVHQEAVDKEESYESSGEHDQAQESLNGESVKPEDIKAEHPKPPVSGEEMPTQLPAKGASVEPLFPKAEPIREEPAEIQMESIPQLVEGAEESLDRAVKPTETQKLLPCELAAGAPKEEEYEEEEVEAGQEAKEEDKEHLVSEMPPDFGEPAAEEMGAKGSPEALPELKGIIESVVTVEDDFITVVQTTVDEGESASHSVRFAATQQEDIETGDSQAEEELDVEEVEVEPKEGSREAPASPQREEILLTNYKTETCDDYKDETTIDDSIMDTDSLWADTQDDDRSIMTEQLETVPKEEKAERELRRSSLDKHKKEKPFKTGRGRISTPERKIAKKEPSTLSRDEVRRKKAVYKKAELAKKTEVQGHSPSRKIILKPAIKYTRPTHLSCVKRKQTAAGGETNQAPAVFKQAKEKLSDGVSKSPEKRSSLPRPSSILPPRRGVSGDRDREENSLSLTSSLSSSVRRTTRSEPIRSRTGKSGTSTPTTPGSTAITPGTPPSYASRTPGTPGTPSYSRTPHTPGTPKSAILVPTEKKVAIIRTPPKSPATPKQLRVINQPLPDLKNVRSKIGSTDNIKYQPKGGQVQIVTKKIDLSHVTSKCGSLKNIHHKPGGGRVKIESVKLDFKEKAQAKVGSLENAHHVPGGGNVKIDSQKLNFREHAKARVDHGAEIITQSPGRSSMASPRRLSNVSSSGSINLLESPQLATLAEDVTAALAKQGL; via the exons ATTTACTTGCAGCCACGAAGATGGAATTCCGTGTCCAGGAGGGCACATGCCCTTTTGCAGCAGAACCATTAGACACAAAGCAACGTGAATCTGGGAAGGACAGTAAGACTGTTGAGCAACCTAAATATGATGCCTTAGTTCCACAGTCAGCAAAAACAGAGGCTGCAGATAAAAAGGATTTGGAGAGCAAAGACAAAGACAAAGTGCTTTCACCTCCATCAGAATGGATGTTGAAAACTGATTCACAGATGAAAGGGGAAGCCAGTTTTGCTGAACCTGCTGCTAAGCCTCCTGCTCCTCAAGAACAAGAGCACTTGTCATCTCAGCTGCCTGAAGTGAGCAGGGCGGAAGAAAGGACTGCAGGCGTGCCCTCATCGACCAACCAAGTTATGGGTATCAAATTTCAAGACAACCTCAAAGATATCCAGGGTGGTGCCATCAGCTATGAGGAAAGTCCTCTATTGCTACCAGAACCCAAGGCAGAAGCAGCCAAAAGTGAACTTCCTTCAGGCTCATCTCCTGCTCTCCCCCAGGAGCTTTCACTCAAAGACAGTTTCAAAACACATCAGGAACCTACTGACCAACTGTTTGCCAAAGATCTCAGTAAAGATGAACAGATCCACAAAGACAGGACATTATCTCTCCAAGAAGTCTCAGCAGTAACTGTAGATGGATTGAAAACTCCaagcaccccaaaaatccctccatggggagaggaaaaggacaTGACTAAGGATGAGAGTGATGAGGAAGAAAGATACGACTTCTGTGATAAAGGGGAGGCTCAAATATTAGATGATGGTAAAATGACCACAAAATCAGAAGTTAAGACACCTTCCCCAGACAAAACAGACTTTCAAAAGGATGGTGAAGCTAAAAAGTCACCTGATACtctcaaagcagaaaaagaaatggacCAAAGTGGGCTCTCAGCAGCAGATGTGAAAAAGGAGGTACAGCGAAGCACACAGGTACCCCCAGCTAAGTTGAGCCATGAACTGAGTCATGAGCAAACAGCGGAGCACCCTGATACCACTCAGTTATCCAGAGTAACAGAGAAAGCCCCTGAGGCACCAGGTCTAACCACTGAGAAGACTCCTACTCTAGAAGCTTCTCAAGAGAAAGATGTTAAAAAAGATACTGAGGAGGATAAGACAAGTCTAGCAGCTCCTCATCAAATTAAGGAAGAGGAGGATCAGTCAGGAATGTCAAAGTATTTTGAAACCTCTGCTCTGAAAGAGGAAGCCTTCAAAGCAGATAGTCTGAAACAAAGCAGTGATTACTATGAGCTAAGTGACACTAAAGAGAGTAAATATGAGCCTTATCAGAGAGGTCCTCTAATACCTgaagatgaagaggaggaggaagaggaagaattaAATCAGCAGCAGAGTGTGCATGCTCGTGAAATGGGGTACAGTACCCTGGCTCAGAGCTATACACCAGACACATCTGAAGAACCCAGTTCTCCAACAGAAAGAATGTTCACTATTGACCCCAAAGTCTATGGGGATAAGAGAGAACTtcacagtaaaaataaagatgaCCTAACTCTGAGCAGGAGCTTGGGACTTGGGGGGAGATCTGCCATTGAACAGAGAAGTATGTCTATTAACTTGCCCATGTCCTGTCTGGACTCAATAGCTCTAGGATTTAGTTTTGGTCGTGCACATGATCTTTCTCCCCTCGCTTCAGATATTCTAACTAACACTAGTGGAAGTATGGATGAAGGTGATGACTACTTGCCAGCAACCACACCAGCAGTGGAGAAGGCCCCCTGCTTCCCCATTGAAAGTAGAGAGGAAGATGAGcacacagaagaggaaaaagcgACGGTAGAAGAAAAAGTCCAGCCTGATACCTTGGCTGAACCGTCTCTCCAGGCCAAAGATTACTACAAAAATGGGGCTGTCCTGGCTCCTGACCTGCCTGAAATGTTAGACTTGGCAGGGACAAGATCGAGATTAGCCTCTGTGAGTGCAGATGCTGAGGTGGCACAGAAGAAGCCAGTTCCTTCTGACACTGTTGTGgaagacagcagcacagccctgccacctgTGACAAATGAAAACCATGTAATTCTGAAAGCTGAAAGCCAGCTGGAAGACTTAGGCTACTGTGTTTTCAATAAGTACACAGTACCACTCCCCTCTCCAGTTCAGGACAGTGAGAATTTAACAAGTGAAACCTGTCCCTTCTACGAAGGCACAGACGAAAAACTGAGACGTGGCCTCGCTCCTGACTTGTCTTTAATAGAAGTgaagctggcagctgctgaaaaatcaaaagaagACTTCCTCAGTGAAAGAGATTTAGGTCAGCATGGTGAGTCCACTCTGGTGAGGGACtttgaggaggagaaaaaagagaaactggATACTGTGCTAGAAAAAAGTGAAGATCAAGTTGACTCTAAAGAGGTCTGTCCCATTAAAGGAGCAGAACCAGAGAAGACAAGAGCTGAGGCAGCgttagaaaggaaagaagaaagtgtGGCTAGTAAAGTTCATTTACCTGCTGACACAATGTATGACAGAATTTCTTCTTCAGAGATAGCAATAGAAAAGGATTCTATTTGTGTGttgctggagaaggagaagacCCTTAGTGTTGTTCATGAAATAGCTGAGATAGCTGATATAGAAGCTCCAATTAAACCAGATTACGATGCTATTAAGCATGATATGGAGGTAGCTGCAAGGAGAGCTGACCAAGAATATCAGAGTAAGTTAGACACTAAGATCAGTGAGGTTGTTTCTCTTCCATTAGGGAAGGACAAAGCCTCTCTTAAAAAAGCAGAGCCTGAACCCAAAGACACTCAGCAGAAAGAGGAGACCATCTTCCCCAGAGAAGCAAAGGATGCAGATGTACTTTCCAAGACTGAGCCTAGTTATGCAAAGGACAGCACCAAACTGTCAGAAATTGAAATTAAGGAAAAAGTAACTAAGCCAGATCTGGTACATCAAGAGGCAGTTGATAAGGAGGAATCTTACGAATCTAGTGGAGAGCATGATCAAGCCCAAGAAAGTTTGAATGGAGAATCTGTGAAACCAGAGGATATCAAAGCAGAACATCCAAAACCTCCTGTGTCTGGGGAAGAGATGCCTACACAGTTACCAGCTAAGGGGGCTTCTGTGGAGCCCCTCTTTCCAAAAGCTGAGCCAATCCGAGAGGAGCCTGCTGAGATTCAGATGGAGAGCATACCACAACTTGTAGAAGGAGCTGAAGAGAGTCTTGATAGAGCTGTGAAACCTACAGAAACCCaaaagctgctgccatgtgAACTGGCAGCTGGGGCCCCGAAAGAGGAAGAATatgaggaagaagaggtggaagcagggcaagaagcaaaagaagagGATAAAGAGCATCTTGTATCAGAAATGCCCCCAGACTTTGGTGAGCCTGCTGCAGAAGAAATGGGAGCCAAGGGTAGCCCAGAAGCCCTGCCTGAGCTGAAAGGCATTATTGAATCAGTGGTGACAGTGGAGGATGACTTTATCACAGTGGTGCAGACAACAGTTGATGAGGGTGAATCTGCTTCTCACAGCGTGCGCTTCGCTGCCACTCAGCAGGAAGACATTGAAACAGGAGACTCCcaggctgaggaggagctggatgTTGAAGAAGTGGAAGTTGAGCCCAAGGAGGGCTCCCGAGAGGCTCCTGCTTCACCCCAGAGAGAAGAAATCCTGCTCACTAACTACAAAACAGAGACGTGTGATGATTACAAAGATGAAACAACAATTGATGACTCCATCATGGACACAGACAGTCTCTGGGCAGACACTCAAG ATGATGATAGGAGCATCATGACTGAACAGTTAGAGACTGTTCCTAAagaggagaaagcagagagagaattGCGAAGATCATCTCTTGATAAGCATAAAAAAGAGAAACCTTTTAAAACTGGGAGAGGCAGGATTTCTACTCCTGAAAGGAAAATAGCTAAAAAGGAACCTAGCACACTCTCCAGAGATGaagtgagaaggaaaaaag CAGTGTATAAGAAAGCTGAACTTGCTAAAAAAACTGAAGTTCAGGGCCACTCTCCctccaggaaaataattttaaaacctgCTATCAAATATACTAGACCAACTCATCTCTCCTGTGTTAAACGGAAGCAGACAG CAGCAGGTGGTGAAACAAACCAGGCTCCTGCTGTATTTAaacaagcaaaggaaaaactCTCA GATGGAGTAAGCAAGAGCCCTGAGAAGCGTTCATCTCTGCCGAGGCCTTCCTCCATCCTTCCTCCTCGGCGAGGTGTTTCaggagacagagacagagaggagAACTCGCTGTCCCTCAcctcttctctctcctcctcagTACGACGGACTACCC GATCAGAGCCAATTCGTAGCAGAACGGGAAAAAGTGGAACTTCTACCCCCACTACTCCTGGCTCCACTGCCATCACTCCAGGGACACCACCAAGCTATGCCTCCCGTACCCCAGGCACTCCAGGGACACCCAGTTACTCCAGAACTCCCCACactcctgggacccccaaatctgcAATACTGGTACCTACTGAGAAAAAAGTTGCCATAATTCGCACTCCTCCTAAATCTCCAGCAACTCCAAAGCAGCTACGAGTTATTAACCAGCCTCTACCTGACCTCAAGAATGTCAGGTCCAAAATTGGGTCAACAGATAATATCAAATACCAGCCTAAAGGAGGGCAG GTACAAATTGTAACCAAGAAGATTGACTTGAGTCATGTGACTTCCAAGTGTGGCTCACTCAAGAATATCCACCACAAACCAG GAGGTGGGCGTGTGAAAATTGAGAGTGTGAAACTggatttcaaagaaaaagcTCAGGCTAAAGTTGGTTCACTGGAAAATGCCCACCATGTACCTGGTGGTGGTAACGTCAAG ATTGACAGCCAGAAGCTGAACTTCAGAGAGCACGCCAAGGCCCGTGTTGACCACGGGGCTGAGATCATCACGCAGTCACCAGGCAGGTCCAGCATGGCCTCGCCACGCAGACTCAGCAACGTCTCATCCTCTGGAAGCATCAACCTGCTTGAATCACCCCAGCTTGCTACCCTTGCTGAAGATGTCACAGCAGCCCTTGCCAAGCAGGGGTTATGA